Proteins encoded within one genomic window of Thermodesulfobacteriota bacterium:
- a CDS encoding TIGR04053 family radical SAM/SPASM domain-containing protein: MKKENQFDFSLSPFIVIWEVTQACDLACIHCRAKARPWRDPGELTTEEGYSLIDEIKKFGGVWGSDQEGGLRNRSPLLVFTGGDPVKREDLYDLIRYGVSRGLRTTVSPSVTPLLTKEAIRKFKESGISRMAISLDGAEPDIHDSFRGVNGSYEWTLRAIRDCVEEKIPIQINTTVTRYNFENLEEIAYLIRNFENVVLWSVFFLVPTGRGKKDDQISPEEYEAAFHDMYELSKTMPYDIKSTEAPHYRRLFIQRALEESRRGEQPVVRDRVKVRWSDTIGRASRGINDGNGFVFISHTGEVYPSGFLPISAGNVKQKSLVDIYRNSPLFRELRDYSKLKGKCGVCEFRKICGGSRARAFAMTGDYMESEPNCVYIPKNSKTDYS, encoded by the coding sequence ATGAAAAAAGAAAACCAGTTTGATTTCTCTCTTTCTCCGTTCATCGTAATCTGGGAGGTAACTCAGGCGTGCGACCTGGCCTGCATACACTGCCGGGCAAAAGCAAGACCCTGGCGGGACCCAGGAGAGCTTACCACCGAAGAGGGTTATTCTCTTATAGATGAAATAAAAAAATTTGGCGGGGTCTGGGGTAGCGATCAAGAGGGAGGCCTTAGGAACCGCTCCCCTCTTTTAGTATTCACCGGTGGCGACCCGGTAAAGAGAGAAGACCTATACGACCTCATCAGATATGGTGTGAGTAGGGGACTTAGAACCACTGTGTCTCCCAGCGTGACCCCTCTTTTGACGAAGGAGGCCATACGTAAATTTAAAGAGTCGGGAATATCAAGGATGGCCATCAGCCTCGACGGTGCGGAACCGGATATTCATGATTCCTTCAGAGGAGTGAATGGCAGTTATGAATGGACGTTGAGGGCTATAAGAGATTGTGTGGAAGAGAAGATTCCCATACAGATAAATACCACCGTAACGAGATACAATTTTGAGAACCTGGAGGAAATCGCATACCTGATCAGGAACTTTGAGAATGTTGTTCTCTGGAGTGTGTTTTTCCTTGTACCCACGGGCAGGGGCAAGAAAGATGACCAAATCTCTCCTGAGGAATACGAGGCGGCCTTTCATGATATGTATGAGCTGTCAAAAACTATGCCTTACGACATAAAATCCACCGAAGCTCCCCATTACAGAAGGCTTTTCATTCAAAGAGCGCTCGAGGAATCGAGAAGGGGAGAGCAGCCGGTTGTCCGGGACAGGGTGAAAGTCAGATGGTCTGATACCATAGGCAGGGCTTCGAGGGGAATAAACGATGGGAACGGGTTTGTGTTTATATCCCACACCGGTGAGGTTTACCCGAGCGGATTCCTGCCTATATCCGCCGGTAATGTAAAACAAAAGAGTCTCGTAGACATTTATAGAAACTCTCCTCTCTTCAGGGAACTCAGGGATTATTCAAAGCTCAAGGGGAAATGCGGCGTATGTGAGTTCAGAAAAATCTGTGGGGGGTCGAGGGCAAGAGCGTTTGCCATGACCGGTGATTACATGGAATCTGAGCCAAATTGTGTTTATATACCTAAAAATTCTAAGACTGACTACTCCTAG
- a CDS encoding transcriptional repressor, with protein sequence MKLPDKRKKALEEYIVKKHLKSTKQRCIIFNEFFSYPGHHVTVEELYERVKRRSPKIGYATIYRTLKLFKDCNLAFERNFGDGRTRYEPVKFEGEHHDHLICIACGKITEFENRKIEHYTREVARQNDFMITNHKVELYGYCFSCQKKRMAKNA encoded by the coding sequence TTGAAACTCCCAGATAAAAGAAAAAAGGCTTTAGAAGAATATATTGTCAAAAAGCACCTTAAGTCTACTAAGCAGAGGTGTATTATCTTTAACGAATTCTTCAGTTATCCCGGCCATCACGTGACGGTTGAGGAACTCTATGAAAGGGTTAAAAGACGTTCCCCCAAAATCGGCTATGCCACTATTTACCGAACATTAAAGCTCTTCAAGGATTGTAACCTGGCCTTCGAAAGGAATTTTGGAGACGGAAGGACTAGATACGAACCGGTTAAGTTTGAGGGAGAACACCATGACCATCTTATCTGCATCGCATGTGGAAAAATCACCGAGTTCGAGAACCGGAAAATCGAGCATTATACAAGGGAAGTGGCCAGGCAGAACGACTTCATGATCACAAATCACAAGGTTGAACTCTACGGTTATTGTTTCTCTTGCCAGAAAAAGAGAATGGCTAAAAATGCATGA
- a CDS encoding pyridoxamine 5'-phosphate oxidase family protein, protein MHDRIKETILQFLDNHNTMSLATSRGNNPFAASLFYANDGFTIYFLSNPHSDHSMNFSQNPNVAITINKDYSEWRMIKGLQINGKAYKVSEEELPAAIKSYSKKHPFVKFICRDGNPTFRMAGVRFFKVIPERIRLIDNEVAFGYKVEIRI, encoded by the coding sequence ATGCATGACCGAATCAAAGAAACCATTCTGCAATTTCTGGATAACCACAATACCATGAGCCTGGCGACGTCAAGGGGAAATAACCCTTTTGCGGCATCCTTATTCTACGCAAATGATGGATTCACCATCTATTTTCTCTCCAATCCGCACTCCGACCACTCCATGAATTTCTCCCAGAACCCCAATGTAGCTATCACCATCAACAAAGACTATTCTGAATGGAGGATGATCAAAGGACTACAAATAAATGGAAAGGCCTACAAAGTCTCCGAGGAGGAATTACCGGCGGCAATCAAGTCCTACTCAAAAAAACACCCTTTTGTAAAGTTTATTTGCAGAGATGGAAATCCCACCTTCAGGATGGCAGGGGTTCGATTCTTTAAAGTCATCCCGGAAAGAATTAGGCTCATTGATAACGAGGTAGCTTTTGGCTATAAGGTGGAGATACGGATATAG
- the bioB gene encoding biotin synthase BioB, with translation MAEEFLKSLEMKLLDNEESLSFDQSLRIARLKERYWPSLINLSGKVKDKYSKKGVYICSIMSAKTGGCSENCSFCAQSAHNKTPIPAHGMIEPQALLKSAKEAEGSGASEFCIVTSGRSPDKKTFRKVLDAVRLIRVHTNLSIGCSLGILTEEQARGLSEAGVNRYNHNLETSRSFFPYICSTHSYEDRLRTAYLVKENGMELCCGGIFGMGESPEQRVELAFELNELNPHLIPINFLNPRPGTVLSGRSLLKPFEAVKIISLFRLILPRSILICAGGRQVVLRNLQSLALLAGANAIITGNYLTTPGCSPNEDLQMIRDLGLPILDHD, from the coding sequence ATGGCGGAAGAGTTTCTTAAGTCTCTGGAGATGAAGCTGCTAGACAATGAAGAGTCCCTGAGCTTTGACCAGTCACTGAGGATTGCTCGTCTGAAAGAGCGGTACTGGCCTAGTCTCATTAACCTTTCCGGCAAGGTTAAAGATAAATATAGTAAAAAAGGTGTGTATATTTGCAGTATTATGAGTGCCAAGACCGGTGGCTGCTCGGAAAATTGCTCTTTTTGTGCGCAGTCCGCCCACAATAAAACGCCGATTCCCGCGCATGGAATGATTGAACCTCAAGCTTTGCTAAAATCGGCAAAAGAGGCGGAGGGTTCCGGAGCCTCGGAATTCTGCATCGTAACAAGCGGCAGGAGCCCGGACAAAAAGACTTTTAGGAAGGTTCTAGACGCTGTCCGTCTGATACGTGTCCATACTAATCTTAGTATCGGATGTTCTCTCGGTATTCTGACCGAAGAGCAAGCCAGGGGCCTTTCTGAAGCAGGGGTAAACCGCTATAACCATAACCTTGAGACCTCGCGTAGCTTTTTCCCCTATATCTGCTCCACCCACTCATATGAAGACCGGCTCAGAACTGCTTATCTAGTCAAGGAAAACGGAATGGAGTTGTGCTGCGGAGGAATCTTTGGGATGGGAGAATCTCCGGAGCAAAGGGTTGAATTGGCTTTCGAGCTTAATGAGCTCAATCCACATTTGATTCCTATAAACTTTCTTAACCCGCGCCCGGGTACGGTTTTATCCGGCCGATCACTGCTAAAACCTTTTGAGGCAGTAAAGATAATATCGTTGTTTAGGCTCATCCTACCCCGAAGCATTCTTATATGCGCTGGAGGCAGACAGGTTGTGCTGAGAAACCTCCAGTCCCTGGCTTTGCTTGCCGGGGCAAATGCCATTATAACCGGAAACTACCTTACCACACCGGGATGTTCGCCTAATGAAGACCTTCAGATGATTCGGGATTTGGGATTACCCATATTGGACCACGATTAA